The sequence below is a genomic window from Bombus affinis isolate iyBomAffi1 chromosome 13, iyBomAffi1.2, whole genome shotgun sequence.
ATACGTATAACAGTCGTATGTGTAATATATTCTACTACGTGATCGGCTAGTGGCAAAGACGCCATACGACCTTGTGAATGTTGCTTTAATGAGCGAGTTCCCGCGTATATATAAGCTGCTACATCACGAGCTGGTTGCTCGTCACAATATCATGCGGATATCGCATCAACTTAATTGTGATCTACTTCTTCATTCTCGTGGTTCAAGAAATTGTGATAATATGCTGCGAACTTTCATGGATTTGATATTCGACTTTCTGGGAATCGTGAACTTTGTCTTAGACAGAGTTCTGATCGGTAGCTGTGGCGATTAAATACGTATgatcatttctttttataactTCTTGAAACACAACAGAGGAAAAACAATGAATAttcattaaatttattaaatgattGGGTCATTCTAAAGGTTTTGTCCTCCGAAGATAATCTTAGGTCTATTATGTTATAGTTTCTAGATGCGAAAGTTTGTGGTTGTTGTCCGATTTCCTCTGTCTTATTCCGCTTGTTCAATTTGGAATGATTACAAGGTTCAAGGCTAAACGTTGGAACGATCGTAGACTGTAATTTATCACATAATTTCAAACCGGGGATTTCAATTCTAAACGACCGTCGATGTCCATTTGAAGCGATTGTGGGATCTTCAATTGAAATTACTTTGAATTTCATTGAACGATCattctatttataaatattctgaGGTGTAAGTTGTCCGTGATAATTGTAGCTGTTGGCTGTAGAAGTCGCTGATGAGATACTGCTggtttttcttccatttttgatgcgtagaagaaaaatcggactctgatcgccgggatttgaacccgggtcccgaacatTCGTAATCTAAGgtgctaaccactgcgctgccatcgtccgacactagttaatgtcgagtggtggtatttgttgtcgagtgtcGCCACAATTCAAAAGAGGACTTATTGTGAATATACGCAATGAATTAATTGACCTGTCGATAATAAGTACGCGGTTGTACCCGCATCAAATCGTatcattatataaaaaaaaaaaaaaaaaaaaataaacaactTATATGTCCTCTTTGACACCATACGAACATTTTTAGAAAACACCCGAGTAGCTTACAAGGAACTTGAATATCGCTAGATTAGATTGCGAAAAGTATTTTGTATGAAGCTATATAGTTGTAACTTTTAAAGGAATAAAGTTATCAGTGACAGTTTTTCTTCGAAGATAATTAACAATGCAACGACGTGGCAATCTTTAATTGAACTAACGATGACGACTATTGAAAAGATACGAAACGAAACTCAGATATGGAAATCTCTTCGATGAAGAGCACATTGATgaaagataaatattttattaagagTTATTTTCTCGCATGGCTAATGTTAATAACGTACAATATCCttagataacgttataataaatcTCTATATTACCTACAATCATTTTATTATGACCTTCAACGGTATAATACTACAGCAACAACAATGTCGTAATAAAATCTCTGTTCCTTACGAATGACCATACAACGAGAACCACGCACATTTATCATGAAATTTCTTCGGAAATTAATCTAAACCAACACTCGACTAGAAAACATTAACAAAAGCCAAACGAAGTTAGCAATAATAACTAGATACATAGTTAACAATAGCAACGGAGTTGGCCGAGATAGGAAACAACGCAACGAATATTTTCATAAACGATCAACAAGTTATATTCGACGAAACGGGGAAGCACTTTGGTTCAGTGCAGATTATCGTGCAACTTCTTCGGAAGGTTGGTCGTTGTTAAAGGACCCGTTTCCGATCCAACGACCCTTAGGTGCCTTAGGAAATATCTAGCAGGTTGACTCGATAAAACTACCCTCTCCCCTCTAATGTAATTCACTTTAGCTACGGCGAGTGCGTGGAAGGGATGAAAAGGAAAGCTCCAAGACCGAAGGTTAGCGATCGAACCAACACCATCAAGACCGGCTTTTGGTCAGAATTAATGAACTGAAGATCGTAAGGGTGGATTCAAGCAGTGTATTGTCTTGTCGTTTTAGTGGAAAAAGGCGCGAAACGATGGCTAAAAGGGAAAAGGAATCTTAGTTTTCTTGCTCTTCTTCTATCTTTCTTTCCTCTTCATCTTCGCAGTGGTATATGTCCTACGATAAAACTATGGCAAATAAATTACAGTTATAATAAATTGCACCAATTATCGAAACATGAAATAGTGTTAACACTTTTATTAATGTATAACATATACTTTTATCGCTTTGAAGACTATTGTTTATTGTAAAAATTATAACTCATATTCATACATATAATTTACATATAAACGATGTATAATTACGCAGTAAATTTGTGCTTCTGTTAAATCTCACATGCGGAATAAAAATTAACATTACTTTTCAAACTATCCGAAACAATACTTCCTCGATTACAATATTTTCCTTCCGCAAGTGTCAAACATTCTATTTATCTGTTTACTCGTCATGATTAGTCACTTTTTTTACTTAGTCcatgatatttttctttcattaaagAACTTTTTTCATGTAATAGTTAGTATAcatatgttatatgtatgtcCACGCATCTTTGAATTTATTTCATTCTGTATTTATGTCAAACGAATTTTCTGAACTTAATGTTTCAATTACGTCATAAACTTGCTAAAAAACAGAATATTTTGTTGTCAAACTCTAACAAAACAATTATATTCAGTAAATTGTTCATTACACAATATTAATCTTTCGAAGCACGAGCGAATAATCAATCAGATAACGAATTATATAAGaaactttttattttgcttatattacattaagtaaaataaatagCAAACTTTAGTCAGTATTAGTATTAACATTCGAAAGACGGACGCTGCGCCGCTGGATTCGCAGTAAATTTTTTTTACTCCAACATGTCTTTTCTGTCCTTGTTATCGAGATAGTACGAGAGTTTTCTTATCGCTAATGGAGAGGAAGGGGCCAGGCTCATGTTACAAAACATCTTCAGTATGCTCCAAACAAAATTGAGCCAACGTATGGATCACGTGAATTACGACTGATTCGGCGTGACGTCCGCCGACATAGAGTTAACTAGAAAACACTACTCCGTACGCAAAGAAGATTTTAACCGCATTAAAGATCACTCATTCGCAAATTCAATTTCTACAATTTCCATTGCTCAAATGTTTTGTCGTTCCATTAGTTTGAGATGTGCAGTAAGAATTTTCTCTGGGCTCAACATTCAGCCAAAATCCATTCTTAGCATAGGCGGTTATCACACCTTCCTCATATTGCAACGGAAGCAACATCTTCGATCCAATCTTGACGTTGCACTTGGCGAGAATGTGACACAGTAATACCTTTATCTCTGTTAACGCGAACCGATTGCCGATGCAGATTCTGGGACCGAGACCAAACGGCATAAACGCCCCCGAATTTATGATCTTCTTTCCATTCTCGAGGAATCTATCCGGATCGAATTTCTGCGGATTTTCGTAGTGCTTGGGATCGTGGTGAATCGCGTCAACAGGTATCCAGATGTTCATTCCTGCTTTTACGGTGAAAGGTTTTTCACCAGGTAAGGCTGGTGGCAGCTCGAAATCTTTCACGCATAGTCTATCCAAGAATACGGTAATTGGTTGCAATCTCATCGCTTCGTTGATCATGGCATCCAAGTACTTCATCTTCTGTATGGCATCGTAAGTCAATTGTCCGTTATTATTTTCCAACGTTTCGTCGATTTCCTCCTGTAGTCTTTTCAAAATCTCTGGATTTTCGGCTAGAAGGTAGAACAAAAAACTCGTCTGCGTTGCAACGGAATCAGTTCCACCAAAGAATAAGCTAAAAGCGTGATTAACCATGTTTTCCGTGCTCATACCTTTTCCTGGACCCTTCTTGTCGTTTACATCTATGAATAGTTGTAGAATATCTGATCGATAAGTGCCATTCTGTTTCCTTTCCTCGATCGTGTTGATCACTTGTTCGGTAAAAAATTTCGCTATATGTTTCTCCAGAAATCTGAGCTGGAGGAGCTTCGCCAGCCAGGGTAGGTTCCTTTGCGCCAACATTGCCATATCTTTTTTGAAACTAGTGAACGTGGTCGATTTGCCGTACGTGTAAAATACGTTCTTCGGATTTTTTATGGTGTCGACAGATACACCGTAGACGCAGGTGGCGATTACGTCGTTGGTATATTTAGTCAGCAGA
It includes:
- the LOC126923337 gene encoding cytochrome P450 9e2-like; amino-acid sequence: MEYLSLGLFLIAILIAIYYCATKNHNLFKKHGILHIPPMPLFGNMGSFFAKRSTLQDTILEAYELHPEAKYVGIYESLTPIIVLRDLDLIKSVNMKNFDHFTDHRNFVFKDMDPIFAGMLFSMKGEQWKEQRSILSLAFTSNKIKDMFNLMSECATRYANYLSNLAENEREMEMRDLLTKYTNDVIATCVYGVSVDTIKNPKNVFYTYGKSTTFTSFKKDMAMLAQRNLPWLAKLLQLRFLEKHIAKFFTEQVINTIEERKQNGTYRSDILQLFIDVNDKKGPGKGMSTENMVNHAFSLFFGGTDSVATQTSFLFYLLAENPEILKRLQEEIDETLENNNGQLTYDAIQKMKYLDAMINEAMRLQPITVFLDRLCVKDFELPPALPGEKPFTVKAGMNIWIPVDAIHHDPKHYENPQKFDPDRFLENGKKIINSGAFMPFGLGPRICIGNRFALTEIKVLLCHILAKCNVKIGSKMLLPLQYEEGVITAYAKNGFWLNVEPRENSYCTSQTNGTTKHLSNGNCRN